GGATGGAGCTGTCCTGCACCCTGGAATGTTGTTCCAGGGGTGTGCAGCAGTGTGTACCTGGGCTCCCTTCAGCATTTGGGGAGCCAGCACTCAGttccaggctgcactggggctgaCAGTTAGTGGTGGAAGTAGAGATCTTCTGCACGTTTGAagtatttattactttataGCAGAAGAACAATTCTTAATTTTGGCAGCagcatttttatgttttttggCTTCTTCATTTACTCAGCTCAGTTCTGTTTCATTTGGGTCTCCTATAGAAACCCCTTCCAccttcccaaaacttccagTTCCCTGTTGTGCAGGCAACAGCAAAGGTCTGCTCTGGGAGGGTGTCAGTGTGCTTGTGATAATTGTAGCTTGTTGCATGACAACTAACCTTTTAATGTGGAAACACTGCCTGGGCTTCAGTTGTCTCATTAATGCTTTGTTTTGTGCTTTCCAGCTGTATATCCAGCACTGCCTTTTGTTCAGTTCtgtctggtttttgtttgtttcaagtATAAATCTTTTAACccagtgttatttttttttccatggttttAATTGATTTGCAGTTCTTTAGAGGAGAATTGTCTTGGGGATTAGGGTGGCCTAGTGCAAGTTACACATGGGTGGGCAGCATCCATTATTCTGGGATTCCTGTGATGGGAAttgctgctgcaaaaaaaagcccagaggTTGTCACCCTTTTCCTGCTTCCTGTACCATTCCTTGTCttggctctggggctcctgATGGCTCTTTATTGATTATGCTCAGAAAATACCCTTCAAAAAGGCACCTTGTACTAAGTGACTGCAGTTGTGGCTCTGAGGAGCAGGCATCATGTTGCCAGACAGGAATTGTCCATATGCAGAGCCCTGCTTCCACAgctgaggaaaagcaggaaaccTTCTGTCTGCAGAGCACCAACTTCAATAAACCCTTTACACAGAAGGGAGCTTCATGCCTTCCCTTCTCTGGTTGTGTTTATCACCCAGCCATACTGTGCTGTGTCTCCAAACTGATTCTGTATCCCTGGCTGGAATTTATGCCCCCAGCCTCAAAGCAGGGAAGCATTCTGGAAATGCCACTGTATCTGCACACTTGGACATGAGTCTGGGGTTCACATTCCTGTGCTGAGCATCCTCATTGCTGCCCAGCATCCTCTTGCTGGGCCCAGGTGACTTGCTGGTGGAGGGCTGGtgttctgggtttgttttctttcactcATTTTCTAGGTCTTCTTGtctcttctctctgcttctGGTGACAGGCACGATCCGTAAGGCTCAGAACCTTCTGAAACAGTACTCTCAGCATGGTCTAGATGGGAAAAAGGGGGCCTCTAACCTCATTCCTATGGAAGGTAATCACAGCTCCAGCTACTTCACCCTTGACTTTCTCTGTGTATCAGCCTTGCTTTCCCAGGTGGGGCTTCCATTAGTTCAGTGCTTGGTGGACAGCATTGGATTGGGGAACCAAAGAGATGCTGgaaccaaattatttttgttttatttattcagaATTTACTATCTGAATTTCAAATTCTCCATAACCAtgagaagagctggagaggaatgTTACCTTAACATTGAGCCACCACAGCCACCTGGGTAATGGAAGCTCTGCTAACATCTGCTTGTGGTGTTCctgttctcttttctttttgcctggACTTTGAAATGTTCAGTTTCCTCGTGACCCTTCCAAACCTGGTGCTGAAGTGTTGGACCACAGGTAGCTCAGTGCATTGTGCCTGTACATCTTTTCTGTGCAGACCTGCCTGAATGGGTGACTTCTGTTTTCTGACCTCCTCTGCTCCTAGAGGTGGTGCTAGATAAGGGAGAAGATGCTTCAAAGCATCTCTAAGACATTCCTGCCTCCTGCTATGATTCCATCCTAAGCAGGTCTCCTCAGCACCTGTGCTGTAGCTGTTAAACCCCAGATGGTGACTAACATCACTCACATGGGGGAAAATCCTCATGCTGAGCAGGAGAGGGCCTTTGAGTTTGGATTTTTAATGGTTGTGGCTAAGAACTGGACTCTGATGCCTGCAATCCCATTCAGAATGCATGGCAGGAGGTTCAAGGCACTCTTGTGGTCCAAGAAACAAATCACACTTCTCATCAGGTTTCAAAGGGTTGCTACTGCTATATAGCCCAACAAAAGGATTTGGTCAGGAAGCATTCCTGGGACTGTAGGGAAATAAATGTCCACCAGATCAAATAAGCCAGGCTTGAAGCAGCTTCCAGGCAGAGTGAGCATCCTTGCTGTGACCACCCTGGATAAATTGCGCCTTCTGTTTGTGCCGGCTGCCACCTCCTAGGTCATGAGCATGACTTACGCGTTAAGCACCTTTGCGATGCCCTGGGCGACAAGCACGGGCCACCTGTGGGTAAGtactggggtggcactgggagccagctgtcccctgcttccctgtgctgtgtgttccACTGTCAtggtgcagccagggctgctcctgaaGCATGAGCCTCCTCTGGCTAAGAAGCTCTGGCTCTTCTCAGTAGAATTCACTGCTACTAATCACTGCCCCCTCCCAAGCCCTCAGACAAGGAGCCCAACTTGGTCCAAGCAAAGGTCACCATGCTGAGGGACATTTTCCTGTAGGTGGCAAAGGGAGCAGTGCCCACATGCTACAGTGCACCACCGCACAGCAGGCAGTCTGTGTCTCCTCTGCTGTccaaaatttctgaaatatcaacctGAGGGACCTGTCAGCATGGGGAAGAATTGGTCCTTTTTCCAGCAAAAGTCTCTGGgagaagagaagcagcagcctaTAGCTTAGAGAAGGCGTCTCTGTGTCACCTTGCTGTCCTGCAGACACATCCAGCAGTGGTTGGCACGAGTTGGTGCTGGCCTTTGTATCACTTCTCATGCCTACCACGTAGGATCTTTGATGGATCTTTGAGATATTCATATTCTAGGACTAAGATATTTGCATTTGTATGCAGCATTGTGTGGCAGATAACTCACCTAGCTGTGCTGATATTCCTGCTTCATAAGATGTAAATGTTCATCAGCCTGGTTTCATATCTTGTTTCTGCAAGCAGGAAGAAGCTGCCTTCCAGGACAGCCTTTATTTCCCAGAAATGTTGATGCCAAATGGCAGTTCTTCATCTGCATGACGGATGGAGATAAGGAATTCTAAAAATACAAGCAGAGATGTTGAATAATTCACCTCAGACCTTCCTGAGTTTAGTACTCTGTGTTCAAGCCCTTGATTAAATTTAGTCTGCATCCCAGAAGAGCTCCAAACTTCACTCCTGTCACGAGGCTGGAAAGAGGTGGTGCCCTGATGTGCGtttcctgagctgcaggtggcttTTCCTGCCTCCTGCAGGCTACTCAGAGATTCCCACACACAAACCCAGGGCAGGAGTGGTGAGAAGATGACTCTTGTTCTCACACACAATGGGTACAAAGCCAGCTTTCCCAGAAGAGCCTCGTGCTCCTTGTGTAAACCAAAGGCATCTTGCCCTTGCAGGGAGGGACGACGTCTTCGACATCGAGATCGACGCGTACATCCACTGCGTCAGTGCCTTCGTCAAACTGGCCCAGAGCGAATACCAGCTCCTGACAGAAATTGTCCCAGAGCACCACCAGAAGAAGACCTTTGATTCTCTCATCCAGGTCAGTTGAGGCTCTGTTGAGGGAGCCAGGGCCTGCAGAGAGGCTGGAGAACATGTGCTCACTGGTACCCCAGATGATGCATCAGGAATGGGTGTCCTGCACTGAGCCCTTTGTGCTGCCTGGGTACAAATCCTGTTCCTTCCTCATGAGTCTCTGGCTTTGTTGCAGGAGTCATTGGATAATTTGATCATGGAGGGTGATAACATTGTCTCAGCTGCCCGGAAAGCCATCATCAGACATGACTACTCAGCTGTGCTCACAATCTTCCCCATCCTGAAGCATCTCAAGCAGATGAAGCCAGAATTTGACCAGGTTTTGCAGGTAAATGTGATTTGATTGGAGAGGGTCCTGTGGCTTGTGTTATCTGGATTGTCACAGTGGCTTTGAGCAAAGCCATGCTGCTTCTGTCCCCCAGTATGGACTGCAGTTACACAAATGCACCTTGCTCCTTTCTGAGCTGGTGAAGCAGCAACTCAGCatctctcagcagcagctcttttcAGTTCAAGTCCTGACCCTGATGGACCACCACAATATCTTCTGTTTCTGCTTGCAAAATGTGGGATTTCATGTGTTGTTGATGGTGCTGTAAATATTCTTCTGGCATATGGGGAGATGAGAATGAGGTGCTGGGGTGGGAGGTGAGGTAGGGTAGATGCTGGGTGAAAGTTCAGatattatttgttttccttttctgatcTGTTGTGGAATTATTCCAGGGAACTGCAGCAGGCACTAAGAACAAACTGCCAGGGCTGATCACTTCCATGGAGACCACTGGTGCAAAGGCACTGGAAGAGTTTGCAGACAACATTAAGGTAGGATTCTCCTCAGTGGTCTCTGATCAGGCTTGGAAGAGGGTTTTTTGGAGCAAAACCCCTAGTTTAGCTTTCAGCTTTCCATGATACCAGGTAGTTTCTGACTGAAGCAGGAACTTGCTGGAATGCTTGGGACAGTCAAATGCCAAATGCTTGGTGCTGGTTTCAAACACAGAAGGCCTTTGCCTAAGATCCTTAGCAGGGATCCTACAAATAATTTGATATGAGCCTCTGCAGATACTAAGTCTCTCTCAGAATTAATCCTAtttaaacagaaaggaaaattgcTGCCTTGAAACATTTTGGAGGACTCATGTTAAGCTGTTCCTGTGTAAGATGGGCTTGGTGAGTGGTAGGTGAGCTGAAGGTGTGATGGTCACATGCTGAACAGAGCCCTGAGGttctgagctgctggcagctctggttTCTGAGCACCAGGAgatggcactgcaggagctgggcctgaGGGTGTTGGGAGTGGCTGCATGAAGGAGCCTTCAGCTCACTGGTAGCAGCAGTTGTATTGTAGGTGTCTCCCCTTCCATGCTCACCTTACGTCTCTCTGTTCCCTTTTTAGAATGATCCAGACAAGGAGTACAACATGCCAAAAGATGGAACAGTTCATGAACTCACCAGCAATGTACGTGGTGATGGTTTGAACTATGCTTTGTGGAaaacagcttctgaaggaatttttaaaagagcagTAGGGAGGCTTCCTAAATTAAGGTGTCTTGGCATTAACAATTATACAATTTTCATGGCAGGATAAGCTGGTGACCCTTGCTCAGCCATGGTGGGACTGTGTGGGGAAAACTCAGCAGTTCAGAGGAGTGTAGTGATTTGTTCTTGAATGCTTCTGAGAGTGGGGGGACAAGTGGTTCTTCATGATCCTTAATAGCAGAGCACAGGAGATGTAATGTTGGTTGCTCTTAAATTCCCTCCTTTGCCTCCAGGCCATCCTTTTCCTACAGCAATTACTGGATTTCCAGGAGACAGCGGGTGCCATGCTGGCATCACAAGGTACACACATGCATGGGGCTTGCTTGGGCATGCACTTCCTTCCTCAGATTCCCTGGACATCTTCCCTGAAGTGACCAAACCTCATCATGCACTGTGAGCTTGttctcctcctgtccttcccCCTGTGGTTTGTCTtgtcctctgctctgccttgaCCACACAGTTGATTGTCTGGAGAACTCCAAGGGATGCAGAGTTCCTGGCAGGTACAATGGGGAGGGTGTTTGCTGCTGGTGTGCTCTGAGAGGGGATGCCTGGATCTTTTAGCTCCAAGTCTGGCCCTGGCCTGGTGCTGTGTGACTGTACTGGAGTGAgggtggctgctccagctgggctctgtATGTGAGCAGCACCATCCTCTGCTCAGAgtacaacagcagcagcaagaatcTCCTCAGCCTTGAGACATGGGCAGTCTGGAGCCATTAGTGCATCCTGTCAGAGAGACAAGTTTGAgttctgctctccaggctgctgaAGAGACCCACTGGAAATCAATGCATAGATCAGAAGCTGAGAGTTGCTCATGTAGCAGGGTGGTGCTCCTTATCAGCTGGAGTGGGATTTTGgttctgagcagagcagcaacTCCAAGCTCTCCAGTGAGCTCTTGGCAGAGCTTGTGCCTTCAAGGAGGTTGGAATAGAGCAGACTGGAGATTCAGGGGCACAGGGCCCTGAGGAGGCACAGACTGGAGAGGGTTAAAGAGCCCATTAGAAGCAGGGGTAGGAGGAagctcagagctgcctccagaCTGTTACTTGCAAACTTCTATTTGGAAATTTTTGCTAATTCTAAATCAACTCAAACGaggatgtctctgcttttgCCCCATTTCTTCTAGCACTGCCTTGTGCCTATTCCACTTGCAGGCTCACTGTGCTCAGGCCTTTCTGGGCTTTGGCTCTCTCTCCTTGGCCAAAGAATTGGTCTGAAATTTTTTCTTGCAACAACCAACCGTTTCCCATGTCCCCTGAATGGTGATGTCAGCACTGTTTGGAAGTCTTGACATGTCTTGCAGTGAGATCTCGCTTAGCTGATTGAAAAGTCAGCATAGATTTGAGGTGGCTTTGCCTTCAAAGTGggtttggactggtttggaATGAGGTGTTGTGTTAAATACAACCAATGACAATGCAAACAATGTCtccagcaggggaaggaggttGGACTCTGCCTTTCCTCTGTGATCTCCATTCCATTTGTGGCCTTGGAGGGactcctgcctgctctcctgtgcccctgcctgtggctgctctgtgttAATATCTGCTTTGTTCTCAAAGGAATGGTGGTCTCTAACCTGTCTTTTTGCacttttgcatttctttttctctctcatccctccccttttttctctgctctgcctaATCTCTGTAGTTCTTGGGGACACATACAATATTCCTTTAGATCCCAGAGGTAAGCAAAGCTACCCACACCTACCTGTTCACATTGCCTCGGGCTCTGGTGATGTATGTTAATTCTTTATCCTCCAGCAGTTGTAAATAAATTAACACATAAttaaaaaggggggaaaggggagggTAAATAATCCTTCCCAGGAGAGAATAGGGAGGGCTTGTCAGCAGCAGACAATGAGGAATGCCACAGGAGCTGAAACAGGCTGAAGACACTGTGATGGCACTGGCTCTCTTTGGCACAGGTGGCAGATTGGCCCAGCTGGTGCCATGCTTTATCCCACGTGCACTCAGCTCCTTAttgtgcagctcccagcaaCAGGAGCTCGAGCCCTTTCCCATGGGGTGCTGCTGAACCCAGACCACCCGAGCTGGCTCTGGCTGCCAAACTCCCTGGAGGGGGCAGGGGGAGGTGGCCACCCCACGTGTCCTGTGGGCCCCATGCCCACAAGCCCTCGAGGGCAGAAAGGCATCTCCAGACAGGAGCATGTGCCAGCCTGGagtctctgctgcctgcaggggcaACCTCTCATGCTGGCACAGTCCGTGTCAGCAAccatggggatggctgaagctTTCCAGAGCCCTTCTGCTTGTTTCAATTACTGTTGTGTGCTTGCTGTTAACAGCTCCAGCTCATTGTTCTCTGATTGCCAGTTTCTAGTGCTTACCAACACTTTTCAGGCTGGGGGAATGGATGGGGAGGAGGAGTTTTATGAGTCTTTCAAATCAAAAGGATGTTCCCTGAGCACCTGGAAGGAAAGGAGATATTTCTGCCAGGGTGCTCTGTATTTGATGCAGACACAAGGACTGAGAGCTTGCCCCCTCAGCCTGGATGAGCCGCTGACAGTgggctctggagcaggagctgtttcaCTGTCAGTGGGAGCTGATTCCTGATTCCTTAGCAGCAGGGATGAGGAATGGGGGCAGGCTCACCACACACACCCCTCTCCCCAGGGCATGTTAACTGGCCTAAGGCTTTCCTTTCAGAGACCAGCTCCTCAGCCAGCAGCTACAGCTCAGAGttcagcaggaggctgctgagcACCTACATCTGTGAGTACCCTGCACACCTTGGATGCCTTAGGATTTtagcttttgtgtttttcatatatttgtaatCCTGCAATTCTTTAGTGTGTAACTCTAAATTCCATATAGAGTGTTAGCTACTGCTTTCCCAGTTTGGTCAGACAGAACAATTCCTCTCTaggcctggcaatcaaggacacctcagTGTCTCAGGCCCCAAGAGATGTAAACAAAAGTGAATTGGGGGGGAGCAAGCTTTGGgtaaatgacttcattacctaaagctgtaattggaaaaTGAACCCCCAATGTGCAAATAGACCAAGCTTATAAAAGTATGAACACCCATGACCATGTCCATTTTTCAGTGTAGCCTGAGAGTGGGGGGTTaaaatgtacctgaaggcccttcaataaatagaACTGCTTTTTACTCTTTTAATTTTGTTGAGCCTCTGTTTTTAGGTAGCCCCTAGAAGGCATCAGCTTCCTGCACGTGCTCCATGGAAATGCCTTCACTGGGCTCATTCCTGGGTGAAGAGCACAGGCTGTGTCTCTTCTCCATGGGATCTTTCCATGTGATTTGAGCTGGAGTCTGATGGGAGGGATGAAAAAAGGGTCAGACTGGGAGTTGGGCTGTTCAGTAGGACAGAACAAAGCACAGTGCAGCAGctcactgtgctgcagagctgttccttaAACCATTGTCACCTTCAACCCCATGAAGGCTCCCAGCTGCCAAAGGGCAGGTTAAGAAAGTGACATCAgtgatttctctttctgttaCAATGGAGAGCAGGTCCTTCAGCTTCTGAGACCTGAGCTTGCATTGTAGCAGGTTTTGGGGGTTCCTCTGAACCCAAAGTGCCCCTCCATTGCCAAGGCATGGAAGGCAGCAGAAAATCTGTGTAAGGACTCTTAAGTACATGTGATTGTAGCCTTTGTGCAGGCAGTCAGGCATGTGCTGTTCACTGTGCTGTGGGCCCACAGCTTGGTTTGCTTTGTCAATAATAAGTTGTTTCAGTGCAAAACTTcttgttctgtgtttttccCTCTTTAAGGCAAAGTTCTGGGCAACCTGCAGCTTAACCTGCTTAGCAAATCCAAGGTTTATGAAGACCCAGCTTTGAGTGCCATTTTTCTGCATAACAACTACAACTACATTCTGAAATCTCTGGAGAAGTAAGTGTGTGTCCTGAGTGAATGTCCCTCAAGTCCAAGGCTGATTGGATGGTTTTGGAGCTCTGCATTGAGAGCATTTACTTGCCAGCCTCATATCTGCTTTTACTTCTGTCCTTGAAACTGCCTCTTTGAAGGTTTTGCAGTATTATAAACATCACATTACCTGAGAGTGGAAGATAAAAGCATTAGGTTTTAGAGAATCCTTTGATCTTGGGAGGATTGAGGATGTGGCTGTGGAAAGTAACTCAGAGTTGCTTCTGTCTCCCAGTTTGCACATTTCAAGGAACATTTTATTGTGAAGGGCTGAAAAGAACTTGTTGATGGGGGTTGAAATGagagcagcctggagagcagctggcTCAGGTGCTTCCTCAGGTTTCCTGCTCTTCCAGGTCTGAGCTCATCCAGCTGGTGGCAGTGACACAGAAAACAGCTGAGAGGTCCTACAGGGAGCTCATTGAGCAGCAGATCCAGACCTACCAGCGCAGGTCAGTGAcatcctctgcctctgccttgCTTCTGGcactctgggagctgctggagcagtgggagAGACTCACCTAAACCAGAAACTTGGCTAAAACCAAAGCAGAGTATGTTTGGTTTCCAAGCAATTAATCCATCCTGGGAAGGGGTCACTGTGGGAAGTTTTGGGGTGTGCATtgtctgagttggaaggggtCACTGTGGGAAGTTTTGGGTGTGCATTGTCTGAGTTGGCCTTTGGGTCACAGGTGAAGACAAAGGTGCTCTGGTAGAGCTGTGAGTAActctctgcttctctcccaTCTCATTGCACATGCAGCTGGTTGAAGGTGACAGATTACATCTCTGAGAGAAACCTGCCTGTCTTTCAACCAGGAGTGAAGGTGAGAGGACAGGCAAGGATGGGCTTGACACAACAGAAGTTTTCAGAAACACCATGTCCTTTGTCATAAAAAAGTCTCAGAAACCTCCTTTATATCTCATGCCAGTATCACTCTGCAGAGTGACCACTGTGGCTGGCACGAGTggacagcagcatttccttctgATCTGCCCTGCCCTAGATTCATCAAGTCTTTTAATCTCTGCCTCTGTTCTTACATCTCCACCTGAGCAGATGCCTCTATTTTGGATTTTCAGAACCTGAGACCTTCCCTTGGAAAGGGTTGGAAGCATGAAGAAGTCCATTTCATGTCTGTTCTGGCTAAAAATTATCCTTGTTAACCCTGCTTCAGCTGGGTAGcgtgtgctgctctctgcacctCTCTCCTGACTGCTCTAGGAGAGGGAATCCAAACCAAGTACTGGGGATTGCTTAGGTTGGATGGGGAGCTGTGGGCAAACATTGGTGTTGGATATTTATTTCTGGAGGTGAAATCAGatccttttcctccttgttGCAGCTCAAGGACAAGGAGAGGCAGATGATAAAGGAGCGCTTTAAGGTAAGGAGGTGTTGGGTGGTGTCAGGACATCCCTGCTTGATTGGGACCCAGATCTGCCTGAGGAGGAGACCTCTGGTGATCcccaggggagggaaggagcatcTGAGTGCAGATGGGATGCTCACTGAGTTTGTCTTTGGACAGGGTTTTAATgatgggctggaggagctgtgtAAGATCCAGAAGGCCTGGGCAATCCCAGACATGGAGCAGCGGGACAAAATCCGCCGGGCACAGAAAACCATTGTGAAAGAGACCTATGGTGCCTTTTTGAGCAGGTGAGACCTCCTGCAGCACTGTCCTCTCCCCTTTGGGTCTACTGAGGTCTCTGAGGCCTTGCATAGCCTGAGCAAGCCACTTTTCTATTGTCCTATCTGAGCTTCTCTGCTTTGCACACTCAGATTTCCCCAAGCTGACCTTGAGTATTTGCAGACATCTGCTGTCAGCCTGATCCTTGGTCAGTGAGCACAAAGCcctgagccagcctgggctgttCATGTAAAACTTGTGAGGCCAGTTGTAGCCAGGTCATTGCTCTGCACAGGATACTCTGTCACTCGAGTGGGGTGTGCTGCAGCTGATTTGTGACAGAGGAGGGACCAGTGGGTCTCTTTGCTGTGTTCCAGTTGATTGTCCCCTGTTTTCTTTTGTAGATTTGGCAACGTGCCCTTCACCAAGAACCCTGAGAAATACATCAAATACCAGGTTGACCAGGTGGGGGAGATGATTGAGAAGCTGTTTGACACGTCAGCATAAATTTCCAGCTGTTGTGAACTCTCCAGCTGCCAAGTACAAGCCAGTGCTCTCTCAGAAACCCTTGGGACTCCCTTCTCTTCTCCCCTGCCCCATTGTGGTGGGCAGGGTGTTATACTTGTATTTATCAGATTTATAAACCTGTGGAAACACTAACTCCTGTCTGTCTTTGCTCTGGATCCATGGGATAAGGCAAAGTCTGCCCTGTGGGCTCCTACCTTTGCACATCCACCTCACCTGGGTTTGTGTTAATGCCTTGATGTGCAGCAGACATGGGGAGTGTgtttaaaaacataaagaaagaaaaatacactaCCAAAAAAC
The genomic region above belongs to Ammospiza nelsoni isolate bAmmNel1 chromosome 19, bAmmNel1.pri, whole genome shotgun sequence and contains:
- the EXOC7 gene encoding exocyst complex component 7 isoform X1, translating into MIPGEEVSARRREIEDKLKQEEETLSFIKESLEKSDQLTKNMVSILSSFESRLMKLENSIIPVHKQTENLQRLQENVEKTLSCLDHVISYYHVAKDTEKIIKEGPTGRLEEYLNCMDKIQKAVEYFQDNNPDSPELNRVKSLFERGKESLESEFRSLMTRHTKPVPPILILDLISGDEEMDTQEEMSLEHLPESVLHDIIRISGWLVENGRNQDFMTVYFQIRSVQLDRSIKGLKDHFRKNSSSSGVPYSPAIQNKRKDTPTKKPIKRPVLIPGTIRKAQNLLKQYSQHGLDGKKGASNLIPMEGHEHDLRVKHLCDALGDKHGPPVGRDDVFDIEIDAYIHCVSAFVKLAQSEYQLLTEIVPEHHQKKTFDSLIQESLDNLIMEGDNIVSAARKAIIRHDYSAVLTIFPILKHLKQMKPEFDQVLQGTAAGTKNKLPGLITSMETTGAKALEEFADNIKNDPDKEYNMPKDGTVHELTSNAILFLQQLLDFQETAGAMLASQVLGDTYNIPLDPRETSSSASSYSSEFSRRLLSTYICKVLGNLQLNLLSKSKVYEDPALSAIFLHNNYNYILKSLEKSELIQLVAVTQKTAERSYRELIEQQIQTYQRSWLKVTDYISERNLPVFQPGVKLKDKERQMIKERFKGFNDGLEELCKIQKAWAIPDMEQRDKIRRAQKTIVKETYGAFLSRFGNVPFTKNPEKYIKYQVDQVGEMIEKLFDTSA
- the EXOC7 gene encoding exocyst complex component 7 isoform X3, which encodes MIPGEEVSARRREIEDKLKQEEETLSFIKESLEKSDQLTKNMVSILSSFESRLMKLENSIIPVHKQTENLQRLQENVEKTLSCLDHVISYYHVAKDTEKIIKEGPTGRLEEYLNCMDKIQKAVEYFQDNNPDSPELNRVKSLFERGKESLESEFRSLMTRHTKPVPPILILDLISGDEEMDTQEEMSLEHLPESVLHDIIRISGWLVENGRNQDFMTVYFQIRSVQLDRSIKGLKDHFRKNSSSSGVPYSPAIQNKRKDTPTKKPIKRPVLIPGTIRKAQNLLKQYSQHGLDGKKGASNLIPMEGHEHDLRVKHLCDALGDKHGPPVGRDDVFDIEIDAYIHCVSAFVKLAQSEYQLLTEIVPEHHQKKTFDSLIQESLDNLIMEGDNIVSAARKAIIRHDYSAVLTIFPILKHLKQMKPEFDQVLQGTAAGTKNKLPGLITSMETTGAKALEEFADNIKNDPDKEYNMPKDGTVHELTSNAILFLQQLLDFQETAGAMLASQETSSSASSYSSEFSRRLLSTYICKVLGNLQLNLLSKSKVYEDPALSAIFLHNNYNYILKSLEKSELIQLVAVTQKTAERSYRELIEQQIQTYQRSWLKVTDYISERNLPVFQPGVKLKDKERQMIKERFKGFNDGLEELCKIQKAWAIPDMEQRDKIRRAQKTIVKETYGAFLSRFGNVPFTKNPEKYIKYQVDQVGEMIEKLFDTSA
- the EXOC7 gene encoding exocyst complex component 7 isoform X5 produces the protein MIPGEEVSARRREIEDKLKQEEETLSFIKESLEKSDQLTKNMVSILSSFESRLMKLENSIIPVHKQTENLQRLQENVEKTLSCLDHVISYYHVAKDTEKIIKEGPTGRLEEYLNCMDKIQKAVEYFQDNNPDSPELNRVKSLFERGKESLESEFRSLMTRHTKPVPPILILDLISGDEEMDTQEEMSLEHLPESVLHDIIRISGWLVENGRNQDFMTVYFQIRSVQLDRSIKGLKDHFRKNSSSSGVPYSPAIQNKRKDTPTKKPIKRPVLIPGTIRKAQNLLKQYSQHGLDGKKGASNLIPMEGRDDVFDIEIDAYIHCVSAFVKLAQSEYQLLTEIVPEHHQKKTFDSLIQESLDNLIMEGDNIVSAARKAIIRHDYSAVLTIFPILKHLKQMKPEFDQVLQGTAAGTKNKLPGLITSMETTGAKALEEFADNIKNDPDKEYNMPKDGTVHELTSNAILFLQQLLDFQETAGAMLASQVLGDTYNIPLDPRETSSSASSYSSEFSRRLLSTYICKVLGNLQLNLLSKSKVYEDPALSAIFLHNNYNYILKSLEKSELIQLVAVTQKTAERSYRELIEQQIQTYQRSWLKVTDYISERNLPVFQPGVKLKDKERQMIKERFKGFNDGLEELCKIQKAWAIPDMEQRDKIRRAQKTIVKETYGAFLSRFGNVPFTKNPEKYIKYQVDQVGEMIEKLFDTSA
- the EXOC7 gene encoding exocyst complex component 7 isoform X8, with the translated sequence MIPGEEVSARRREIEDKLKQEEETLSFIKESLEKSDQLTKNMVSILSSFESRLMKLENSIIPVHKQTENLQRLQENVEKTLSCLDHVISYYHVAKDTEKIIKEGPTGRLEEYLNCMDKIQKAVEYFQDNNPDSPELNRVKSLFERGKESLESEFRSLMTRHTKPVPPILILDLISGDEEMDTQEEMSLEHLPESVLHDIIRISGWLVENGRNQDFMTVYFQIRSVQLDRSIKGLKDHFRKNSSSSGVPYSPAIQNKRKDTPTKKPIKRPVLIPGTIRKAQNLLKQYSQHGLDGKKGASNLIPMEGRDDVFDIEIDAYIHCVSAFVKLAQSEYQLLTEIVPEHHQKKTFDSLIQESLDNLIMEGDNIVSAARKAIIRHDYSAVLTIFPILKHLKQMKPEFDQVLQGTAAGTKNKLPGLITSMETTGAKALEEFADNIKNDPDKEYNMPKDGTVHELTSNAILFLQQLLDFQETAGAMLASQETSSSASSYSSEFSRRLLSTYICKVLGNLQLNLLSKSKVYEDPALSAIFLHNNYNYILKSLEKSELIQLVAVTQKTAERSYRELIEQQIQTYQRSWLKVTDYISERNLPVFQPGVKLKDKERQMIKERFKGFNDGLEELCKIQKAWAIPDMEQRDKIRRAQKTIVKETYGAFLSRFGNVPFTKNPEKYIKYQVDQVGEMIEKLFDTSA
- the EXOC7 gene encoding exocyst complex component 7 isoform X4 — translated: MIPGEEVSARRREIEDKLKQEEETLSFIKESLEKSDQLTKNMVSILSSFESRLMKLENSIIPVHKQTENLQRLQENVEKTLSCLDHVISYYHVAKDTEKIIKEGPTGRLEEYLNCMDKIQKAVEYFQDNNPDSPELNRVKSLFERGKESLESEFRSLMTRHTKPVPPILILDLISGDEEMDTQEEMSLEHLPESVLHDIIRISGWLVENGRNQDFMTVYFQIRSVQLDRSIKGLKDHFRKNSSSSGVPYSPAIQNKRKDTPTKKPIKRPGTIRKAQNLLKQYSQHGLDGKKGASNLIPMEGHEHDLRVKHLCDALGDKHGPPVGRDDVFDIEIDAYIHCVSAFVKLAQSEYQLLTEIVPEHHQKKTFDSLIQESLDNLIMEGDNIVSAARKAIIRHDYSAVLTIFPILKHLKQMKPEFDQVLQGTAAGTKNKLPGLITSMETTGAKALEEFADNIKNDPDKEYNMPKDGTVHELTSNAILFLQQLLDFQETAGAMLASQETSSSASSYSSEFSRRLLSTYICKVLGNLQLNLLSKSKVYEDPALSAIFLHNNYNYILKSLEKSELIQLVAVTQKTAERSYRELIEQQIQTYQRSWLKVTDYISERNLPVFQPGVKLKDKERQMIKERFKGFNDGLEELCKIQKAWAIPDMEQRDKIRRAQKTIVKETYGAFLSRFGNVPFTKNPEKYIKYQVDQVGEMIEKLFDTSA